In Gigantopelta aegis isolate Gae_Host chromosome 6, Gae_host_genome, whole genome shotgun sequence, the following are encoded in one genomic region:
- the LOC121375569 gene encoding opine dehydrogenase-like, whose translation MGTLPSVLCKDTQIEPSKIPETIEGPRLVVLVCGGSHGAHTASGLAASRNDTEARVLTLYKDEAKRWTKAMRRHNFTVEVTENNGKSTKIIAKPTIVSNDPEAVVPGAHVIIFSMPAFAHPVYLEAIEPHLKPGTVIVGMPGKPGFEFQCLDILKDKARSCVIMSLETLPWATHILEYGCKVKIFATKASVQTSIISGKSHPEADPLGSMQRVLGNKPFLKQTNSYLEIYLSSKSVVHPPIMYGTWKDWDGQPVDVVPLFYQGVNEVAIKYLFGVAGELVATALAFKQQHPGLIMSRVIPLLDWYRHTYADDIKDNRDLWSCLLTNTAYDGLYHPMIEKGRQFMPDFEHRYLVEDVPNGLVVTKGLALIAGVKTPHTDEVLLWCQKTMGKEYLVDGKLTGKDIQETRCPQRYGYNTIDDLVSFL comes from the exons ATGGGGACTTTGCCGTCTGTGCTCTGTAAGGACACGCAGATTGAGCCCAGTAAAATACCGGAAACTATAGAAG GTCCAAGATTAGTAGTGCTGGTGTGTGGTGGAAGCCATGGCGCTCATACGGCTTCCGGTCTCGCGGCATCTCGCAACGACACGGAGGCGCGTGTTTTGACATTGTACAAGGACGAAGCAAAACGATGGACAAAAGCAATGAGAAGACATAATTTTACTGTGGAAGTGACTGAAAATAATGGAAAATCCACCAAAATCATTGCTAAACCAACAATCGTTTCCAATGACCCAGAAGCAGTGGTACCAGGCGCCCATGTAATTATTTTCAGCATGCCCGCTTTCGCCCATCCAGTATATCTCGAGGCCATTGAACCTCACTTAAAGCCAGGTACAGTTATTGTTGGAATGCCGGGTAAACCGGGATTCGAGTTTCAATGTTTAGACATTCTGAAGGACAAAGCCAGATCCTGCGTGATCATGTCTTTAGAAACGCTCCCGTGGGCAACGCATATTTTGGAATATGGTTGTAAAGTTAAGATTTTTGCAACAAAGGCATCAGTTCAGACAAGTATAATTTCTGGCAAAAGTCATCCGGAAGCAGATCCTTTAGGAAGCATGCAAAGAGTGTTAGGCAATAAACCTTTCTTGAAGCAGACGAACAGCTATTTAGAGATCTACTTGTCGTCAAAATCAGTAGTTCACCCGCCGATTATGTACGGAACGTGGAAGGATTGGGACGGACAACCTGTTGACGTAGTGCCGCTATTTTATCAAGGTGTGAATGAGGTGGCGATCAAATACCTGTTTGGAGTGGCTGGTGAACTGGTTGCCACAGCTCTAGCCTTTAAACAGCAACATCCAGGACTAATTATGTctagagttattccccttttagACTGGTATCGCCATACCTACGCAGATGACATCAAGGACAACAGAGACCTCTGGAGTTGCTTGCTGACGAACACAGCCTACGATGGACTTTACCACCCTATGATTGAGAAAGGTAGGCAATTTATGCCGGACTTTGAGCACAGATATCTGGTGGAAGACGTGCCCAATGGATTAGTCGTCACCAAAGGTCTGGCCCTTATTGCTGGAGTGAAGACTCCCCATACTGACGAGGTTCTACTGTGGTGCCAGAAGACAATGGGAAAAGAATATCTGGTGGACGGAAAGCTGACGGGAAAGGACATCCAGGAGACCAGATGTCCTCAACGTTACGGTTATAATACAATTGATGACTTGGTCAGTTTTCTGTGA